One region of Drosophila subobscura isolate 14011-0131.10 chromosome J, UCBerk_Dsub_1.0, whole genome shotgun sequence genomic DNA includes:
- the LOC117895640 gene encoding arginine-glutamic acid dipeptide repeats protein isoform X15, with protein sequence MAASTQGEIRVGPGHQVNDVYAKLPDYNPISSFPIDKETDERELEESRWSPGVVADGDLLMFLRAARSMAAFQGMCDGGLEDGCLAASRDDTTINALDVLHDSGYDPGKALQALVKCPVSKGIDKKWTEDETKKFIKGLRQFGKNFFRIHKDLLPHKDTPELVEFYYLWKKTPGANNNRPHRRRRQSALRRNRVTRANNNTPPKKEDTPEPQTATTAATATGSASETASRSSPAVSKEENSSLTEDDASECDSDSSLTNKRDESPSRMRTRNKQQNNNTNNNNNNTNSSSSSSNNTNSSSSSSTASNSGSGGGGGSGSGGGIGASSVGGSSALGGVGAGAAAGAAATNSSTKDQSNTNNAVANGKRPKRGSETPDAAAGGGASSVDSPKTPTKAVAESSATKRKGGKQDTPNKKKRTEQEQAHDQQAASAGTGAAAAEENSSSSLKEKRKQQQQQQQQQRADSPVESMNSDSRPDSALDDGESNTTDTTTAEQQSNKDSKELLLSCKEERELTANDGGLEPKAEEKSIKAELASEDGSKEAISIKNMDEETNIQAPNSVDGLLLKESAVSTIQQDGGVPPVNPVAAPLTMKVPTIATVEALNASVERKEAIEKMETCDSDPELLKKLATIKQEVTPQQQQQQQTPQQLNPISIQPPPVCAPTETTVYIKKEPMDDSMDATCNQNSNEPQDLKVKIEIKNEDSLKHNAGGMPPTLPGAPTAQMHSHSMAGGDSGQPPLGEPLHLSHLPHGQQPLQPPPASYLIDGQLKYGPPGGQQQQQQQQQQQQPPQPPQLHSDPAGAGGNAPGGPNTPQKYAPEMEMKFTPQDLKYPPPPPLDALKYSQEMQAVAAAAAAAAAAAAGKYDMKYMIEQPGKYPVELSAAHQPPSKQGYQDSLKIPDVKSGFGHLPHNMASQLDVAHKYGPPPTSQEQQQQQQSQQPAHQVPPGATPPPGIAMPKPHYQHDVQTPPLGRPFEPGMMHKYGDPLVGKYGPPQPQDLKYPMPPVVSAAGPPVDVKPYGENLIKSSPYGPPPESPIDASSRSTPGQDSQGSNSNSQPSSMAPQPQQFQSPHPSPHMPSPAGGGLPPGMHPQNLIHGLPPGAGAGGPQPPPPPTSLHQQQSSSGPPGMHPGLHPGQHSQMSVASSMPPSSIGIPPTLSTMAPSHMHPHMHPHHLQQVLHRPHDMPPSMHPHAPMPMSLQGHPQHGHGLPPQQQQQQQQQQQPGGPAGTVRTPSPAQHPPRSMHDPQSREQPPTSQPSTTMAGSGGHGNPHQSPHTHRTSPLPGLAGNGHPPPGLLGHPMPIHPHLAHLPPGHPAHAALAHPGHHLLSHSIAGLGPGGGPIALLAGPGGLGLPESALSRRTPPSHMPHSHVSSAPNTPHSVASMTSSSMALTTSTVPSSAFSRASPSVQISSGGAGSAGPGGSGSSNTPGGGNNSSAAAAAAAAAHRAASPASSVSSLSRQSPLHPVPQSPLSHHPSSSALSAAAAAVAERDRHALLRQQSPHMTPPPVSNASGLMASPLSKMYAPQPGQRGLGTSPPPHLRPGASPPVIRHPQMPLPLPLIAPGGGIPQIGVHPGQSPYPHPLLHPSVFYSPHHHPFNSPYGYAPYGPGFPAYMKPPPPSGPLDPAAVMAAHHAGLQGPPQQQQQQRQDEQNAAAAAAARDAAEKQHHQAAAAAAAKQQQQQQQQQQQQQQQQQQMKGPQQQQQQGGQPPNKPPTPKTPQGPGGPGVPVGMGGPGTPTGLPPGAYPGSHMPGYPPGPPHGSPFAPQDGQPHGMKPTSHMDALRAHAHSANSSGMGGGHHPTEPLPIDIEPDPEPEIPSPTHNIQRGPSPEAKPDDTECHRSQSAIFVRHIDRGDYNSCTRTDLIFKPVADSKLARKREERDRKLAEKERERRQQQQQQQQQQQQQQAAAAQQAAQQAKMKAELKPPYADTPALRQLSEYARPHVAFRELEEIKNAQAAAASQSRIDPHWMEYYRRGIHPSQFPLYANPAISQMERERLGIPPPHHVGLDPGEHMVRMPQPPEAGFQLPPNVGQYPRPNMLIPREPHSDVLLRMSYADQLQAAEFQRQSLHDQYFRQRPR encoded by the exons ATGGCGGCCTCCACTCAAGGAGAAATTCGAGTGGGTCCCGGCCACCAGGTAAACGATgtctat GCAAAACTGCCCGATTATAATCCAATCTCAAGCTTCCCCATCGACAAGGAAACCGATGAACGTGAACTAGAGGAATCAAGATGGAGTCCAGGCGTTGTGGCCGATGGCGATTTGTTAATGTTCTTGCGTGCTGCCCGCTCGATGGCCGCATTTCAAGGAATGTGTGATGGCGGACTAGAAGACGGTTGTTTGGCTGCCAGTCGCGACGACACAACAATTAACGCACTCGACGTG CTACACGATTCTGGCTACGATCCAGGCAAAGCTCTACAAGCACTAGTTAAGTGCCCCGTTTCGAAGGGCATCGACAAGAAGTGGACCGAGGACGAAACGAAAAAGTTCATCAAGGGTCTGCGACAATTTGGCAAGAATTTCTTTCGCATCCACAAGGATCTGCTGCCGCACAAGGACACACCCGAACTGGTCGAGTTCTATTATCTGTGGAAGAAGACGCCCGGCGCCAACAACAATCGCCCGCATCGGCGACGCAGACAGAGCGCCTTGCGACGCAATCGTGTCACGCgagcaaataataatacacCTCCCAAGAAGGAGGACACACCGGAACCACAAACTGCGACgacggcggcgacggcgacggggTCGGCGTCAGAGACGGCGAGTCGATCATCGCCCGCTGTCTCCAAGGAGGAGAACAGCTCTCTCACCGAGGACGACGCCAGCGAGTGTGACAGTGATTCGAGTCTGACCAACAAAAGGGATGAATCACCCTCTAGGATGAGGACGCGCAATaaacaacagaacaacaacaccaacaacaacaacaacaacaccaacagcagcagcagcagcagcaacaacaccaacagcagcagcagcagcagcacggccagcaatagcggcagcggcggcggcggtggcagtggcagtggcggtggcattgGTGCATCATCCGTCGGCGGCAGCTCTGCGTTAGGCGGCGTCGGTGCAGGCGCCGCTGCAGGTGCCGCGGCCACCAACAGCTCCACAAAGGATCAGTCGAACACCAACAACGCTGTGGCGAATGGCAAGCGGCCGAAGCGAGGCTCCGAGACGCCCGATGCAGCGGCCGGCGGTGGAGCCTCCTCGGTGGACAGTCCCAAGACACCCACCAAGGCGGTGGCCGAGAGTTCGGCCACCAAGCGCAAGGGCGGCAAGCAGGACACGCCCAACAAGAAGAAGCGCACCGAACAGGAGCAGGCGCACGATCAGCAGGCGGCCAGCGCTGGCACGGgcgcggcagcagcggaggagaacagcagcagcagcctcaaggAGAAgcgaaagcagcaacagcagcagcagcagcagcagcgggccgACAGCCCGGTGGAGAGCATGAACTCGGACAGCAGGCCGGACTCTGCGCTGGACGATGGCGAATCGAATACGACGGACACGACCACCGCCGAACAGCAGTCCAACAAGGAcagcaaggagctgctgctcagctgcaAGGAGGAGCGTGAGCTGACCGCCAACGATGGTGGACTGGAGCCCAAAGCGGAGGAGAAATCCATCAAGGCGGAGCTCGCCTCGGAGGATGGCAGCAAGGAGGCGATTTCCATCAAGAACATGGACGAGGAGACGAACATCCAGGCGCCCAACAGCGTCGATGggctgctgctcaaggagtCTGCTGTCAGCACAATCCAGCAGGATGGCGGTGTGCCGCCGGTTAATCCTGTGGCCGCGCCCCTGACCATGAAGGTGCCCACCATTGCCACCGTGGAGGCGCTGAACGCGTCCGTGGAGCGCAAGGAGGCCATCGAGAAGATGGAAACCTGCGACAGCGATCCCGAGCTGCTCAAGAAGCTGGCCACCATCAAGCAGGAGGtgacgccacagcagcagcaacagcagcagacgccgcAGCAGCTGAATCCGATATCCATACAGCCGCCACCTGTGTGTGCGCCCACGGAGACGACGGTGTACATTAAGAAGGAGCCGATGGACGATTCGATGGATGCCACGTGCAATCAGAACAGCAACGAGCCGCAGGATCTCAAGGTGAAGATTGAGATCAAGAACGAGGACTCGCTGAAGCACAATGCGGGTGGCATGCCGCCCACGTTGCCTGGTGCGCCCACTGCCCAAATGCATTCCCATTCGATGGCCGGCGGCGACAGTGGGCAGCCGCCACTCGGCGAGCCGCTGCATTTGTCGCATCTGCCGCATggccagcagccgctgcagccacCACCCGCCAGCTATCTGATCGATGGACAGCTGAAGTACGGCCCCCCAGgcggacaacagcagcagcagcagcaacaacagcagcagcagccaccacagccgccgcagctgcaCAGCGATCCGGCTGGCGCGGGTGGCAATGCTCCCGGCGGACCCAACACGCCGCAAAAGTATGCGCCCGAAATGGAGATGAAATTCACGCCGCAGGATCTCAAGTatccgccgccaccgccgctggaCGCACTCAAGTACAGCCAGGAGATGCAAGCGGTGgccgcggcggcagcagcagccgccgccgctgcggctggCAAGTACGACATGAAGTACATGATCGAGCAGCCGGGCAAGTATCCGGTGGAGCTGTCCGCTGCCCATCAGCCGCCATCGAAGCAGGGCTATCAGGACTCGCTGAAGATACCCGACGTCAAGTCGGGCTTTGGCCATCTACCGCACAACATGGCCTCGCAGCTGGATGTGGCACACAAGTACGGACCCCCGCCCACGtcccaggagcagcagcagcagcaacagtcgcagCAGCCGGCGCACCAGGTGCCTCCAGGTGCGACGCCTCCGCCGGGCATTGCCATGCCGAAGCCGCACTATCAGCACGATGTGCAGACGCCGCCACTGGGACGGCCCTTCGAGCCGGGCATGATGCACAAATACGGAGATCCGTTGGTGGGCAAATACGGTCCACCCCAGCCGCAGGATCTGAAGTATCCAATGCCACCCGTGGTCTCCGCTGCCGGTCCCCCCGTGGACGTGAAGCCCTACGGCGAGAATCTGATAAAGTCCTCGCCGTACGGCCCGCCGCCGGAGAGCCCCATCGATGCCTCGTCCCGCTCGACGCCGGGCCAGGACAGTcagggcagcaacagcaattcgCAGCCCTCGTCGATGGccccgcagccgcagcagttcCAGTCGCCGCATCCCTCGCCTCACATGCCTTCACCCGCAGGCGGCGGCCTGCCGCCCGGTATGCATCCCCAAAATCTCATCCACGGCCTGCCGCCGGGTGCGGGCGCTGGCGgaccacagccaccgccaccgcccacatccctgcaccagcagcagtcgtcgaGTGGTCCGCCGGGCATGCATCCGGGCCTGCATCCGGGTCAGCACTCACAGATGTCGGTGGCCTCCTCGATGCCACCCAGCTCGATCGGCATACCGCCGACGCTGTCAACGATGGCGCCCTCCCACATGCATCCCCACATGCATCCGCATCATCTGCAGCAGGTGCTGCATCGGCCGCACGACATGCCACCCAGCATGCACCCGCACGcgcccatgcccatgtcccTGCAGGGACATCCGCAGCACGGCCACGGACTGCcgccccaacagcagcagcagcaacagcagcagcagcagcccggtGGTCCGGCGGGCACTGTGCGCACTCCCTCGCCAGCCCAGCATCCGCCTCGCAGCATGCACGATCCGCAGTCGCGGGAACAGCCGCCCACATCGCAGCCATCGACCACGATGGCTGGCTCTGGAGGTCACGGCAATCCGCACCAATCCCCGCACACGCATCGCACCTCGCCGCTGCCCGGACTGGCGGGGAATGGACATCCGCCGCCGGGTCTGCTTGGCCATCCGATGCCCATACATCCGCACCTGGCGCACCTGCCGCCGGGTCATCCGGCGCACGCGGCACTCGCCCATCCCGGACACCATCTGCTGTCGCATTCGATAGCGGGACTGGGGCCTGGAGGTGGACCCATCGCACTGCTCGCGGGTCCCGGTGGACTGGGCCTGCCCGAGTCCGCGCTCAGTCGTCGCACCCCGCCCAGCCATATGCCCCACTCGCACGTCTCGTCGGCACCGAATACGCCCCATTCGGTGGCCTCGATGACCTCCAGCAGCATGGCCCTCACCACCAGCACGGTGCCATCGTCGGCCTTCAGTCGTGCCAGTCCCAGCGTACAGATCTCGAGTGGAGGAGCCGGATCGGCCGGACCTGGcggtagcggcagcagcaacacgcctggcggcggcaacaactcctcggcagcggcagcagccgcagcggctgcCCATCGAGCCGCCTCCCCAGCCAGCAGTGTGAGCAGCCTGAGTCGCCAGAGTCCACTGCATCCGGTGCCACAATCGCCGCTCAGCCATCATCCCTCATCGTCCGCTCtgtcggcggcagcggcggccgtGGCCGAGCGGGATCGCCATGCGCTGCTGCGTCAGCAGTCGCCGCACATGACGCCGCCACCCGTGTCCAATGCCTCGGGCCTGATGGCCAGTCCGCTGAGCAAGATGTATGCCCCGCAGCCGGGCCAAAGGGGACTGGGAACATCACCGCCGCCGCATCTGCGACCGGGCGCCTCGCCGCCGGTCATCAGGCATCCACagatgccgctgccattgccgctgATTGCGCCGGGCGGCGGCATTCCACAGATCGGAGTGCATCCCGGGCAGTCGCCGTATCCGCATCCGCTGCTGCATCCGTCGGTGTTCTATTCGCCGCATCATCATCCCTTCAACTCGCCCTACGGCTACGCGCCGTACGGGCCTGGTTTCCCGGCCTACATGAAGCCGCCACCACCGTCGGGACCGCTGGATCCTGCCGCTGTGATGGCCGCCCATCATGCCGGCCTCCAGGgtccgccgcagcagcagcagcagcagcggcaggatgAGCAGaatgcagcagccgctgctgcggccagAGATGCAGCCGAGAAGCAGCATCACCAAGCGgcggccgcagcggcagccaaacagcagcagcagcagcaacaacagcagcaacaacagcagcagcagcaacagcagatgaagggcccgcagcagcagcagcagcagggcggtCAACCGCCCAACAAGCCGCCGACGCCAAAGACACCCCAGGGTCCGGGTGGACCGGGTGTGCCAGTCGGCATGGGTGGCCCTGGAACGCCAACGGGCCTGCCGCCAGGTGCCTATCCGGGCTCCCATATGCCCGGCTATCCGCCTGGTCCGCCGCACGGTTCCCCCTTTGCCCCGCAAGATGGTCAGCCGCACGGCATGAAGCCCACTTCCCACATGGACGCGCTGCGAGCGCACGCACACTCGGCCAATTCGTCGGGCATGGGCGGTGGCCATCATCCAACGGAGCCAT TGCCCATTGACATTGAGCCGGATCCGGAGCCAGAGATACCCAGTCCCACGCACAATATACAACGTGGACCCAGTCCCGAGGCCAAGCCGGACGATACCGAATGCCATCGCTCGCAGTCTGCCAT ATTTGTGCGTCACATTGATCGCGGTGATTACAATTCCTGCACGAGAACGGATTTGATATTCAAGCCAGTGGCCGACTCGAAGCTAGCACGCAAGCGTGAGGAACGCGACCGCAAGCTGGCCGAGAAGGAGCGCGAAAGGCGGCAG cagcagcaacaacagcaacagcagcagcaacaacagcaggcagcagccgcccaaCAGGCGGCACAGCAGGCCAAAATGAAGGCGGAACTGAAGCCCCCGTATGCGGATACGCCAGCACTGCGACAGCTATCCGAATATGCACGCCCACATGTCGCCTTCAG GGAACTGGAGGAGATCAAGAACGCACAAGCCGCTGCGGCGAGTCAATCCCGCATCGATCCGCACTGGATGGAGTACTACAGACG cGGCATACATCCCTCACAGTTCCCACTCTATGCGAATCCAGCGATATCGCAAATGGAGAGGGAACGTTTGGGTATACCGCCACCGCATCACGTAGGCCTTGATCCGGGCGAGCACATGGTGCGTATG CCGCAACCACCGGAGGCCGGTTTCCAACTGCCAC cgaatGTTGGACAATATCCACGCCCAAATATGCTTATACCTAGGGAGCCGCATTCGGATGTGCTGCTGAGGATGTCGTATGCCGATCAATTACAG GCCGCCGAATTCCAGCGACAATCGCTGCACGATCAATACTTTAG ACAACGGCCCAGATAA